The Tenrec ecaudatus isolate mTenEca1 chromosome 6, mTenEca1.hap1, whole genome shotgun sequence genome has a window encoding:
- the ITFG2 gene encoding KICSTOR complex protein ITFG2 yields the protein MRSVSYVQRVALDFSGSLFPHAICLGDVDNDSLNELVVGDTSGKLSVYKNDDHRPWLTCSCQGMLTCVGVGDVCSKGKNLVVAVSAEGWLHLFDLTPAKVLDTSGHHETLVGDEQRPVFKQHIPANTKVMLISDIDGDGLCELVVGYTDRVVRAFRWEDLGEGTDHLSGQLVSLKKWMLEGQVDSLSVTPGPLGVPELMVSQPGCAYAILLCTWTQDTESPPASEGATEGSREPSAARDVVLHQTSGRIHNKNVSTHLIGNIKQGHSSESGASGLFALCTLDGTLKLMEEADKLLWSVQVDHQLFALEKLDVTGNGREEVVACAWDGQTYIIDQNRTVVRFQVDENVRAFCAGLYACKDGRNSPCLVYVTFNQKIYVYWEVQLERMESTNLLKVLEAEPEYRVLLQELGVDPDDLPAACTLLQQTLYHPDQPQPAVPSSPQEPLAGSLAP from the exons CTAAATGAACTGGTGGTGGGAGACACCAGCGGGAAGCTGTCGGTGTACAAGAACGATGACCACCGGCCATGGCTCACCTGCTCCTGCCAGGGAATG CTGACTTGCGTTGGGGTTGGAGATGTGTGCAGCAAAGGGAAG AACCTGGTGGTGGCGGTGAGTGCCGAAGGCTGGCTTCACCTGTTCGACCTGACGCCTGCCAAAGTCCTGGACACATCTGGGCACCATGAGACGCTCGTGGGAGACGAGCAGCGTCCTGTCTTTAAGCAGCACATCCCGGCCAACACCAAAGTCATGCTGATCAGCGACATCG ATGGAGATGGCCTCTGCGAGCTGGTGGTCGGCTACACAGACCGTGTTGTGCGGGCTTTCCGTTGGGAAGATCTGGGTGAGGGCACTGATCATCTGAGTGGGCAGCTGGTATCCCTCAAGAAATGGATGCTGGAAGGTCAG GTGGACAGTCTCTCCGTGACTCCAGGACCCCTGGGCGTTCCTGAACTGATGGTATCTCAGCCAGGCTGTGCTTACGCAATTCTCTTGTGCACGTGGACCCAGGACACGGAGTCCCCTCCTGCCTCTGAGGGGGCCACAGAGGGCAGCAG GGAGCCCTCTGCTGCCAGAGATGTGGTACTGCACCAGACATCTGGCCGTATCCACAACAAGAATGTATCTACTCACCTGATTGGTAACATCAAACAAG GACACAGCTCTGAGAGCGGTGCCTCTGGCCTCTTTGCCCTCTGCACCCTGGATG GGACACTGAAGCTTATGGAGGAAGCAGATAAGCTGCTGTGGTCGGTGCAGGTGGATCACCAGCTTTTTGCCTTAGAGAAATTAGATGTCACG GGCAATGGACGAGAAGAGGTGGTTGCCTGTGCCTGGGACGGACAGACCTATATTATTGATCAGAACCGCACCGTGGTTCGCTTCCAAGTGGATGAGAATGTCCGAGCCTTCTGTGCAG GCCTGTACGCCTGCAAAGACGGCCGTAACAGCCCCTGCCTGGTGTACGTCACATTCAACCAGAAGATCTACGTGTACTGGGAGGTGCAGCTGGAGCGGATGGAGTCCACCAACCTGCTCAAGGTGCTGGAGGCGGAGCCGGAGTACCGCGTCCTGCTGCAGGAGCTGGGTGTGG ATCCTGACGACCTCCCCGCTGCCTGCACCTTGCTCCAGCAAACCCTCTACCACCCGGACCAGCCACAGCCGGCTGTCCCCTCCAGTCCCCAGGAGCCCTTAGCTGGCTCGCTTGCTCCTTAG
- the NRIP2 gene encoding nuclear receptor-interacting protein 2 encodes MSTRQGARRDEGGSGVRGPEAELRDRAHLSQERRLKQATRFLHKDSADLLPLDSLKRLGTSKDLQPHSVIQRRLVEGNQSRLQGESPDLGSRKEASRMEMPVLLVNCKCRDQLLRVAVDTGTHYNQISTGCLSRLGLEKRVLQGPGGDLAPGPPIQVEHLELQLGQETVTCSARVVDVETPEFCLGLQTLLSLKSCIDLDGGVLRLKAPFPELPFLPLCQDPAQ; translated from the exons ATGAGCACCAGGCAGGGGGCCAGAAGAGATGAGGGAGGCAGCGGAGTGAGGGGACCGGAGGCAGAGCTTCGGGACCGAGCCCACCTGAGCCAAGAGCGCCGGCTCAAACAGGCCACCCGGTTCCTACACAAGGACTCTGCAGACCTGCTCCCCCTGGACAGCCTCAAGAGATTGGGCACCTCCAAGGACTTG CAGCCCCACAGCGTGATCCAGAGGCGCCTGGTGGAGGGAAACCAGAGCCGGCTTCAGGGAGAGTCTCCAGACCTCGGGAGCCGCAAGGAGGCCAGCAGGATGGAGATGCCAGTTCTTCTTGTCAACTGCAAG TGCAGGGACCAGCTGCTGAGAGTGGCCGTGGACACGGGCACCCACTACAATCAGATCTCCACTGGCTGCCTCAGCCGCCTGGG GCTAGAGAAGCGTGTCCTTCAAGGCCCAGGTGGGGACCTGGCCCCGGGACCCCCAATCCAGGTGGAGCACCTAGAGCTACAGCTAGggcaggagactgtgacctgctccGCTCGGGTGGTAG ACGTGGAGACTCCTGAATTCTGCCTTGGATTGCAGACTCTGCTCTCTCTCAAG AGCTGCATCGACCTGGACGGAGGAGTGCTGCGGCTGAAAGCCCCCTTCCCGGAGCTGCCCTTCCTGCCTCTGTGCCAGGACCCTGCCCAGTGA